The Amycolatopsis jiangsuensis nucleotide sequence GTCCCGATCGAAGACGTCTACGAGGGGTTGAGAGCCGGGCAGGGCCGCTACGGCGCGTCGCTGGACAACCTGCTGGAGAACTCCGCGCACACCCGCTTCGGCGCGCCCGACGCGAACCTCGGGCAGGCGGAGCTGCGCGAGGCGCTCCGGCCGATGCTGGACAGCCTGCCCGAACGCGAGCGCAAGATCGTCGCGCTGCGGTTCGGGTCCGGGATGAGCCAGTCGGACATCGCGCGTCGCGTCGGGGTCTCGCAGATGCAGGTGTCCCGATTGCTGGCCGCTACGCTGGCGAAACTCCGCACCGGACTGTCCGAGACAGACATCACCGAAGGCACCTGATTCGCCTCGGACGCGGTTGGGTAAACACCACAGTGCGAGACACGGAAGAGGCTGGGAGGTGGGAAGGCCATGACGACGTCGAAGCTGCCGGCGATGCGCACCACTGCACCGGACCCGGTGCGCTTGCACCTCCCGGATGACGTCACCGCGCCTGCGGTCGCCCGCCACAAGGTACGGACCGCGCTGGCTTCGATCGACCTGCCCGGGCACCTGCGTGACGACGTGCTGCTGGCCACCTCGGAGCTGGTGACCAACGCCGTCGAGCACGGGGAACGGCCCGAGCGGCTGGAGCTGATGCTGACTACCGACGAGCTGGTGGTGTCGGTGTTCGATCGCGGTTCGAAGATCCCGGAGCTCAAGGAGCCCATGCCCGCCGCGGCGCGTAGCCGCGGTCTCCAGCTGGTGCACGCGCTGTCCGCGCGGTGGGGGTACGACCCGGCCGAAGGCGGCAAGTGCGTGTGGGCGGCCTTCGCCCTGTGACGCGTCCCGGCCGGTTCTAGGATCGGCGGATGGAGACTCGTGAGATCGCCCGTCTGGGCCGTGCGGTATCGGTCGTCGGGCTCGGGTGCTGGCAGCTGGGTGGGGACTGGGGTTCGGTCGACGAAGCCGACGCGATGAGCGTGCTCCACGCGGCTGCCG carries:
- a CDS encoding ATP-binding protein, with translation MTTSKLPAMRTTAPDPVRLHLPDDVTAPAVARHKVRTALASIDLPGHLRDDVLLATSELVTNAVEHGERPERLELMLTTDELVVSVFDRGSKIPELKEPMPAAARSRGLQLVHALSARWGYDPAEGGKCVWAAFAL